One genomic region from Papaver somniferum cultivar HN1 unplaced genomic scaffold, ASM357369v1 unplaced-scaffold_103, whole genome shotgun sequence encodes:
- the LOC113327551 gene encoding uncharacterized protein LOC113327551 translates to MWFLHGYFLLMVSESWNAPSYGSPDFIYPYKLKRLKIAMKDWNLRIFGNVHSRLKKDQLRFETTTLISDEGPSNIANLNAMKDAMATLSETRLQQMKMLKQKSHNNWLVKGSNYDQLRDHVFHYYEDKFNGQELDIDNDLFDFEHDSIFVEESHAMDKIPSPEEIRQAVFDLGADSAPGPDGFSGCFYRHCWDIFQEDLIKAIIHCWNSGHIPNGVNSSLIILLAKVAFMKGRNIHENISLASEMVNELHFKRKHGNIGLKLDISQAFDTSGGLFQN, encoded by the exons ATGTGGTTCTTACATGGTTATTTTCTTCTTATGGTTAGTGAGAGTTGGAACGCTCCATCTTATGGGTCTCCAGATTTTATCTACCCTTacaaattgaagcggttgaagatTGCGATGAAGGATTGGAATCTAAGGATCTTTGGTAATGTGCATTCTCGTTTGAAAAAAGACCAACTTCGTTTCGAGACGACAACCCTTATCTCGGATGAAGGTCCAAGTAATATTGCTAATCTGAATGCAATGAAGGACGCTATGGCTACCTTAAGTGAAACTCGTTTGCAACAGATGAAAATGCTCAAGCAAAAATCTCATAATAATTGGTTGGTGAAGGGGTCAA ATTATGACCAATTGCGTGATCATGTTTTTCATTACTATGAAGACAAGTTCAATGGTCAGGAGTTGGATATTGACAATGATTTATTTGATTTTGAGCATGATTCTATTTTTGTTGAGGAAAGCCACGCCATGGACAAGATACCTTCTCCGGAGGAAATTAGGCAAGCTGTCTTTGATTTGGGGGCGGATAGTGCTCCAGGGCCAGATGGTTTCTCTGGTTGCTTCTATCGTCATTGTTGGGATATTTTTCAAGAAGATTTAATCAAGGCTATTATTCACTGTTGGAACTCCGGTCATATTCCAAATGGTGTTAATTCTTCTTTAATAATTTTGCTTGCTAAG GTGGCCTTTATGAAAGGGaggaatattcatgaaaatattagttTGGCGTCGGAGATGGTTAATGAGCTTCATTTTAAGCGCAAGCATGGCAACATTGGTCTCaagcttgatatttctcaagctttcGACACG tccggagggttatttcaaaattaa